One genomic window of Panicum hallii strain FIL2 chromosome 6, PHallii_v3.1, whole genome shotgun sequence includes the following:
- the LOC112897768 gene encoding uncharacterized protein LOC112897768 isoform X1 yields the protein MAAAASTPEPSSGWDFKCNFEVDYGSEEQASIVYKTLAVDKELQPDKVKREVTVSGGKLFVRGPVSASIVQRICRPYGARDQACRRIWCGRLLMNDHVMQNLPAFRFCFCDLLCNCKA from the exons ATGGCTGCTGCCGCTTCGACCCCGGAGCCGTCCTCCGGATGGGACTTCAAATG TAACTTTGAAGTTGATTACGGGTCTGAGGAACAGGCATCCATTGTCTACAAAACGTTAGCCGTTGACAAGGAG TTGCAACCTGACAAGGTCAAGAGGGAGGTGACTGTTTCTGGTGGCAAGCTTTTCGT TAGAGGCCCGGTTTCTGCGAGCATCGTTCAGCGCATTTGTAGACCTTATGGTGCTCGTGACCAAGCTTGTCGAAGAATATGGTGTGGCCGACTCTTGATGAACGACCATGTGATGCAGAACCTGCCAGCATTCAGATTCTGTTTCTGTGATTTGCTCTGTAATTGTAAGGCATAA
- the LOC112898366 gene encoding uncharacterized protein LOC112898366, with the protein MLETSTRSILLLLSHELLCVPSPAQASCVSMKEIRAMRALLERCLSSKKAGQAREPPPEGCLAVYVGAARERFVVRAECVNHRLFRALLEEAEEARGPYCYAPDGPLELPCDAAAFARAVEAIEREMAEERTDVWCGGARAGHAAAHRPPAVIGAGGRQVTVG; encoded by the coding sequence ATGTTGGAAACCTCCACTAGATCAATCCTGTTACTACTCTCTCACGAGCTGCTGTGTGTTCCTAGCCCAGCTCAAGCTTCTTGTGTGTCGATGAAAGAGATCAGAGCCATGAGGGCGCTGCTGGAGCGGTGCCTGTCGTCCAAGAAGGCCGGCCAGGCCCGGGAGCCGCCGCCGGAGGGCTGCCTGGCGGTGTACGTGGGCGCGGCGAGGGAGCGGTTCGTGGTCCGGGCCGAGTGCGTCAACCACCGCCTGTTCCGGGCGCtgctggaggaggccgaggaggCGCGCGGGCCCTACTGTTACGCGCCGGACGGCCCGCTCGAGCTGCCCTGCGACGCCGCCGCGTTCGCGCGCGCCGTGGAGGCCATCGAGCGGGAGATGGCCGAGGAGAGGACGGACGTCTGgtgcggcggcgcgagggcagGGCACGCGGCGGCGCACCGGCCACCGGCGGTGatcggcgccggcggcaggcAGGTGACCGTGGGTTGA
- the LOC112897768 gene encoding uncharacterized protein LOC112897768 isoform X2: protein MAAAASTPEPSSGWDFKCNFEVDYGSEEQASIVYKTLAVDKELQPDKVKREVTVSGGKLFVHFEAVEARFLRASFSAFVDLMVLVTKLVEEYGVADS, encoded by the exons ATGGCTGCTGCCGCTTCGACCCCGGAGCCGTCCTCCGGATGGGACTTCAAATG TAACTTTGAAGTTGATTACGGGTCTGAGGAACAGGCATCCATTGTCTACAAAACGTTAGCCGTTGACAAGGAG TTGCAACCTGACAAGGTCAAGAGGGAGGTGACTGTTTCTGGTGGCAAGCTTTTCGT GCACTTTGAAGCAGTAGAGGCCCGGTTTCTGCGAGCATCGTTCAGCGCATTTGTAGACCTTATGGTGCTCGTGACCAAGCTTGTCGAAGAATATGGTGTGGCCGACTCTTGA